One part of the Arabidopsis thaliana chromosome 4, partial sequence genome encodes these proteins:
- the CIL gene encoding CCT motif family protein (CIL; FUNCTIONS IN: molecular_function unknown; INVOLVED IN: biological_process unknown; LOCATED IN: chloroplast; EXPRESSED IN: 7 plant structures; EXPRESSED DURING: LP.04 four leaves visible, LP.10 ten leaves visible, LP.02 two leaves visible, petal differentiation and expansion stage, LP.12 twelve leaves visible; CONTAINS InterPro DOMAIN/s: CCT domain (InterPro:IPR010402); BEST Arabidopsis thaliana protein match is: chloroplast import apparatus 2 (TAIR:AT5G57180.2); Has 30201 Blast hits to 17322 proteins in 780 species: Archae - 12; Bacteria - 1396; Metazoa - 17338; Fungi - 3422; Plants - 5037; Viruses - 0; Other Eukaryotes - 2996 (source: NCBI BLink).), with amino-acid sequence MSSCAYSFELEMMKSPPSNNTPSPSSTISETNSPPFSISTRRPRTPRKRPNQTYDEAAALLSTAYPKIFSSKKAKTQIFGTNKSPLSDYDEASQLLLPYVSIEENEFLFNPTIPTKTEHFLEQKEVSFDDLEVNGFGVLDDFDAESILDEEIEEGIDSFMGNIESNDGDRENCYRVGRLEEIMKNAWNGRFRLGLGLRSSLRQNNDENWWKFPTVEFDQISPRIQTTAAAAADDGQSNVVDSSKIKTIVTAEGDKKKKKKKKKKKVAPAAAESKSSEVTDSNPKLEQRVSPLLKLDYDGVLEAWSGKESPFSDEILGSDADGVDFHVRLGEIDLFGESGMREASVLRYKEKRRNRLFSKKIRYQVRKLNADQRPRMKGRFVRRPNARNLSGLRL; translated from the exons ATGTCCTCTTGTGCCTATAGCTTCGAGTTGGAAATGATGAAATCGCCGCCGTCAAACAACACTCCTTCACCGTCATCTACAATCTCTGAGACAAACTCTCCTCCGTTCTCAATCTCCACGAGAAGGCCACGAACTCCACGGAAACGTCCCAACCAAACATACGACGAAGCTGCGGCTCTCCTCTCCACCGCTTACCCTaaaatcttctcttccaaGAAGGCAAAAACTCAGATTTTCGGGACTAATAAATCTCCTCTCAGTGATTACGACGAAGCTTCTCAGTTGCTTCTTCCGTACGTATCCATCGAGGAGAACGAGTTTCTGTTCAATCCAACGATTCCAACGAAAACAGAACACTTCTTGGAGCAGAAGGAAGTCAGTTTTGATGACTTGGAGGTGAATGGGTTTGGAGTTTTAGACGATTTCGACGCGGAATCGATTTTAgatgaagagattgaagaaggaaTTGATAGTTTTATGGGGAATATTGAATCTAATGACGGAGATAGAGAAAATTGTTACAGAGTCGGTCGATTAGAGGAAATTATGAAGAATGCTTGGAACGGAAGGTTTCGTTTAGGGCTTGGTTTGAGAAGTTCTCTCCGACAAAACAACGACGAGAACTGGTGGAAATTTCCTACTGTGGAGTTTGATCAGATTTCGCCGAGAATTCAGACCACCGCCGCCGCAGCAGCTGATGATGGTCAATCCAATGTCGTGGATAGTAGCAAGATTAAAACGATTGTGACGGCGGAGGgagacaagaaaaagaaaaagaagaagaagaaaaagaaagtggCTCCGGCGGCGGCGGAATCAAAGAGCTCTGAAGTTACGGACTCGAATCCAAAGCTGGAGCAGAGAGTGAGTCCGTTGCTGAAGCTCGACTACGATGGGGTTTTAGAGGCTTGGTCAGGTAAGGAGTCACCGTTCTCCGACGAGATTCTTGGTTCGGACGCTGACGGAGTCGATTTTCAT GTAAGGTTGGGTGAGATAGATTTGTTCGGAGAAAGTGGTATGAGAGAAGCAAGTGTGTTAAGGTATAAAGAGAAGCGGAGGAATAGACTCTTCTCCAAGAAAATCCGATATCAAGTTCGCAAGCTCAACGCCGACCAACGCCCGCGTATGAAG GGACGATTTGTGAGAAGGCCCAACGCAAGGAATTTAAGTGGTCTACGATTATAA
- the CIL gene encoding CCT motif family protein (CIL; FUNCTIONS IN: molecular_function unknown; INVOLVED IN: biological_process unknown; LOCATED IN: chloroplast; EXPRESSED IN: 7 plant structures; EXPRESSED DURING: LP.04 four leaves visible, LP.10 ten leaves visible, LP.02 two leaves visible, petal differentiation and expansion stage, LP.12 twelve leaves visible; CONTAINS InterPro DOMAIN/s: CCT domain (InterPro:IPR010402); BEST Arabidopsis thaliana protein match is: chloroplast import apparatus 2 (TAIR:AT5G57180.2); Has 1342 Blast hits to 1342 proteins in 91 species: Archae - 0; Bacteria - 0; Metazoa - 1; Fungi - 0; Plants - 1336; Viruses - 0; Other Eukaryotes - 5 (source: NCBI BLink).) — protein MSSCAYSFELEMMKSPPSNNTPSPSSTISETNSPPFSISTRRPRTPRKRPNQTYDEAAALLSTAYPKIFSSKKAKTQIFGTNKSPLSDYDEASQLLLPYVSIEENEFLFNPTIPTKTEHFLEQKEVSFDDLEVNGFGVLDDFDAESILDEEIEEGIDSFMGNIESNDGDRENCYRVGRLEEIMKNAWNGRFRLGLGLRSSLRQNNDENWWKFPTVEFDQISPRIQTTAAAAADDGQSNVVDSSKIKTIVTAEGDKKKKKKKKKKKVAPAAAESKSSEVTDSNPKLEQRVSPLLKLDYDGVLEAWSGKESPFSDEILGSDADGVDFHVRLGEIDLFGESGMREASVLRYKEKRRNRLFSKKIRYQVRKLNADQRPRMKVKDWHCNIVVVSHQQGRFVRRPNARNLSGLRL, from the exons ATGTCCTCTTGTGCCTATAGCTTCGAGTTGGAAATGATGAAATCGCCGCCGTCAAACAACACTCCTTCACCGTCATCTACAATCTCTGAGACAAACTCTCCTCCGTTCTCAATCTCCACGAGAAGGCCACGAACTCCACGGAAACGTCCCAACCAAACATACGACGAAGCTGCGGCTCTCCTCTCCACCGCTTACCCTaaaatcttctcttccaaGAAGGCAAAAACTCAGATTTTCGGGACTAATAAATCTCCTCTCAGTGATTACGACGAAGCTTCTCAGTTGCTTCTTCCGTACGTATCCATCGAGGAGAACGAGTTTCTGTTCAATCCAACGATTCCAACGAAAACAGAACACTTCTTGGAGCAGAAGGAAGTCAGTTTTGATGACTTGGAGGTGAATGGGTTTGGAGTTTTAGACGATTTCGACGCGGAATCGATTTTAgatgaagagattgaagaaggaaTTGATAGTTTTATGGGGAATATTGAATCTAATGACGGAGATAGAGAAAATTGTTACAGAGTCGGTCGATTAGAGGAAATTATGAAGAATGCTTGGAACGGAAGGTTTCGTTTAGGGCTTGGTTTGAGAAGTTCTCTCCGACAAAACAACGACGAGAACTGGTGGAAATTTCCTACTGTGGAGTTTGATCAGATTTCGCCGAGAATTCAGACCACCGCCGCCGCAGCAGCTGATGATGGTCAATCCAATGTCGTGGATAGTAGCAAGATTAAAACGATTGTGACGGCGGAGGgagacaagaaaaagaaaaagaagaagaagaaaaagaaagtggCTCCGGCGGCGGCGGAATCAAAGAGCTCTGAAGTTACGGACTCGAATCCAAAGCTGGAGCAGAGAGTGAGTCCGTTGCTGAAGCTCGACTACGATGGGGTTTTAGAGGCTTGGTCAGGTAAGGAGTCACCGTTCTCCGACGAGATTCTTGGTTCGGACGCTGACGGAGTCGATTTTCAT GTAAGGTTGGGTGAGATAGATTTGTTCGGAGAAAGTGGTATGAGAGAAGCAAGTGTGTTAAGGTATAAAGAGAAGCGGAGGAATAGACTCTTCTCCAAGAAAATCCGATATCAAGTTCGCAAGCTCAACGCCGACCAACGCCCGCGTATGAAG GTGAAAGATTGGCATTGTAATATTGTGGTTGTCTCTCATCAACAGGGACGATTTGTGAGAAGGCCCAACGCAAGGAATTTAAGTGGTCTACGATTATAA
- the CIL gene encoding CCT motif family protein codes for MSSCAYSFELEMMKSPPSNNTPSPSSTISETNSPPFSISTRRPRTPRKRPNQTYDEAAALLSTAYPKIFSSKKAKTQIFGTNKSPLSDYDEASQLLLPYVSIEENEFLFNPTIPTKTEHFLEQKEVSFDDLEVNGFGVLDDFDAESILDEEIEEGIDSFMGNIESNDGDRENCYRVGRLEEIMKNAWNGRFRLGLGLRSSLRQNNDENWWKFPTVEFDQISPRIQTTAAAAADDGQSNVVDSSKIKTIVTAEGDKKKKKKKKKKKVAPAAAESKSSEVTDSNPKLEQRVSPLLKLDYDGVLEAWSGKESPFSDEILGSDADGVDFHVRLGEIDLFGESGMREASVLRYKEKRRNRLFSKKIRYQVRKLNADQRPRMKV; via the exons ATGTCCTCTTGTGCCTATAGCTTCGAGTTGGAAATGATGAAATCGCCGCCGTCAAACAACACTCCTTCACCGTCATCTACAATCTCTGAGACAAACTCTCCTCCGTTCTCAATCTCCACGAGAAGGCCACGAACTCCACGGAAACGTCCCAACCAAACATACGACGAAGCTGCGGCTCTCCTCTCCACCGCTTACCCTaaaatcttctcttccaaGAAGGCAAAAACTCAGATTTTCGGGACTAATAAATCTCCTCTCAGTGATTACGACGAAGCTTCTCAGTTGCTTCTTCCGTACGTATCCATCGAGGAGAACGAGTTTCTGTTCAATCCAACGATTCCAACGAAAACAGAACACTTCTTGGAGCAGAAGGAAGTCAGTTTTGATGACTTGGAGGTGAATGGGTTTGGAGTTTTAGACGATTTCGACGCGGAATCGATTTTAgatgaagagattgaagaaggaaTTGATAGTTTTATGGGGAATATTGAATCTAATGACGGAGATAGAGAAAATTGTTACAGAGTCGGTCGATTAGAGGAAATTATGAAGAATGCTTGGAACGGAAGGTTTCGTTTAGGGCTTGGTTTGAGAAGTTCTCTCCGACAAAACAACGACGAGAACTGGTGGAAATTTCCTACTGTGGAGTTTGATCAGATTTCGCCGAGAATTCAGACCACCGCCGCCGCAGCAGCTGATGATGGTCAATCCAATGTCGTGGATAGTAGCAAGATTAAAACGATTGTGACGGCGGAGGgagacaagaaaaagaaaaagaagaagaagaaaaagaaagtggCTCCGGCGGCGGCGGAATCAAAGAGCTCTGAAGTTACGGACTCGAATCCAAAGCTGGAGCAGAGAGTGAGTCCGTTGCTGAAGCTCGACTACGATGGGGTTTTAGAGGCTTGGTCAGGTAAGGAGTCACCGTTCTCCGACGAGATTCTTGGTTCGGACGCTGACGGAGTCGATTTTCAT GTAAGGTTGGGTGAGATAGATTTGTTCGGAGAAAGTGGTATGAGAGAAGCAAGTGTGTTAAGGTATAAAGAGAAGCGGAGGAATAGACTCTTCTCCAAGAAAATCCGATATCAAGTTCGCAAGCTCAACGCCGACCAACGCCCGCGTATGAAGGTATAA
- the PEP gene encoding RNA-binding KH domain-containing protein (PEPPER (PEP); FUNCTIONS IN: RNA binding, nucleic acid binding; INVOLVED IN: shoot development, gynoecium development; LOCATED IN: cellular_component unknown; EXPRESSED IN: 24 plant structures; EXPRESSED DURING: 14 growth stages; CONTAINS InterPro DOMAIN/s: K Homology, type 1, subgroup (InterPro:IPR018111), K Homology (InterPro:IPR004087), K Homology, type 1 (InterPro:IPR004088); BEST Arabidopsis thaliana protein match is: RNA-binding KH domain-containing protein (TAIR:AT3G04610.1); Has 2804 Blast hits to 2065 proteins in 185 species: Archae - 0; Bacteria - 0; Metazoa - 1818; Fungi - 225; Plants - 670; Viruses - 0; Other Eukaryotes - 91 (source: NCBI BLink).), whose product MAAVADSVENNGSINLPENENLIPAGFSAAALLDENSGAFPELNQPDSLAAAETTFPDTNDSAEERWPGWPGDCVFRMIVPVTKVGAIIGRKGDFIKKMCEETRARIKVLDGPVNTPDRIVLISGKEEPEAYMSPAMDAVLRVFRRVSGLPDNDDDDVQNAGSVFSSVRLLVASTQAINLIGKQGSLIKSIVENSGASVRILSEEETPFYAAQDERIVDLQGEALKILKALEAIVGHLRRFLVDHTVVPLFEKQYLARVSQTRQEEPLAESKSSLHTISSNLMEPDFSLLARREPLFLERDSRVDSRVQPSGVSIYSQDPVLSARHSPGLARVSSAFVTQVSQTMQIPFSYAEDIIGVEGANIAYIRRRSGATITIKESPHPDQITVEIKGTTSQVQTAEQLIQEFIINHKEPVSVSGGYARIDSGYVPAYPPQLSNRQEPLPSTYMGTEPVQYRPTAYSQLGGPSTYTPTLTGQTYGSEYRPASDVGGYSSYNL is encoded by the exons ATGGCCGCCGTCGCAGATTCCGTTGAGAACAACGGTTCCATAAACCTCCCTGAGAATGAAAACCTTATACCGGCGGGATTCAGTGCCGCCGCATTGCTTGACGAAAACTCTGGCGCTTTCCCTGAATTGAATCAGCCCGATAGCTTAGCTGCTGCTGAGACTACCTTCCCCGATACGAACGATTCCGCGGAGGAGAGGTGGCCAGGTTGGCCTGGTGATTGCGTGTTTCGTATGATCGTTCCGGTGACTAAAGTCGGAGCTATTATTGGACGCAAAGGTGACTTTATAAAGAAGATGTGTGAGGAGACTCGTGCTCGTATCAAAGTCCTTGATGGTCCTGTTAATACTCCCGATCGCATC GTGTTAATATCTGGTAAGGAAGAACCAGAGGCCTACATGTCACCGGCAATGGACGCAGTGTTGAGGGTGTTTAGACGTGTTTCAGGGTTGcctgataatgatgatgatgatgttcaaAACGCTGGAAGTGTCTTCTCTTCAGTGCGTTTATTAGTTGCTTCAACGCAGGCGATTAATTTGATTGGAAAACAAGGATCTTTGATTAAGTCTATAGTAGAGAACTCTGGTGCATCAGTTCGTATTTTATCAGAAG AGGAAACACCGTTTTATGCTGCACAGGATGAGAGGATAGTGGATTTGCAAGGGGAAGCTTTAAAGATTCTTAAAGCATTAGAAGCCATTGTTGGACACCTTAGGAGATTTTTAGTTGACCATACTGTTGTCCCTCTCTTCGAGAAGCAA TATCTAGCTAGGGTCTCTCAAACTCGCCAGGAAGAACCGTTAGCTGAAAGCAAGTCATCTCTGCATACTATTTCGTCAAATCTAATGGAGCCTGATTTCTCCCTCTTAGCACGGAGGGAACCTTTGTTTCTGGAGCGCGATTCTCGGGTGGACTCACGTGTTCAGCCTTCGGGAGTTTCTATCTACAGTCAGGATCCTGTACTGTCTGCCAGACACTCCCCAGGTCTTGCTCGGGTTTCTTCTGCTTTTGTGACACAG GTATCTCAAACGATGCAAATACCATTCTCCTATGCAGAGGATATTATTGGTGTAGAAGGAGCTAATATAGCCTATATCCGTCGAAGAAGCGGAGCTACCATAACCATTAAAGAGAGTCCGCATCCTGATCAAATCACAGTGGAAATCAAAGGCACAACTTCTCAAGTACAAACTGCTGAGCAACTAATTCAA GAGTTCATCATCAATCACAAGGAACCAGTTTCGGTATCAGGGGGATATGCCAGAATCGACTCTGGATATGTACCTGCATATCCTCCTCAGCTAAGTAACCGTCAAGAGCCGCTCCCGAGCACCTACATGGGCACAGAGCCGGTGCAGTACAGACCAACAGCATACTCTCAGCTGGGGGGTCCTTCTACCTACACACCGACCCTGACTGGGCAAACTTATGGTTCGGAATATAGACCAGCTTCTGATGTTGGTGGCTACAGCAGTTATAATCTTTGA
- a CDS encoding Peroxidase superfamily protein — MHLRGLRISSQNLQVSFTGEGRESSSYEMRSITALFFLFCFLAPSALAQLRTGFYSRSCPRAESIVASVVANRFRSDKSITAAFLRMQFHDCFVRGCDASLLIDPRPGRPSEKSTGPNASVRGYEIIDEAKRQLEAACPRTVSCADIVTLATRDSVALAGGPRFSVPTGRRDGLRSNPNDVNLPGPTIPVSASIQLFAAQGMNTNDMVTLIGGGHSVGVAHCSLFQDRLSDRAMEPSLKSSLRRKCSSPNDPTTFLDQKTSFTVDNAIYGEIRRQRGILRIDQNLGLDRSTSGIVSGYASSNTLFRKRFAEALVKMGTIKVLTGRSGEIRRNCRVFNN, encoded by the exons ATGCATTTACGGGGGCTTAGAATTTCATCACAAAACTTGCAAGTATCATTCACAGGAGAGGGAAGGGAGAGCTCATCATACGAAATGAGGTCAATCACagctttgtttttccttttctgtttccttGCTCCTTCTGCTTTGGCGCAGCTCCGAACTGGGTTCTACAGCCGCTCATGCCCCCGTGCCGAATCTATCGTGGCTAGTGTTGTTGCCAACCGTTTCAGAAGTGACAAGTCCATTACTGCAGCATTTCTTCGTATGCAGTTTCATGATTGCTTTGTCAGG GGTTGTGATGCTTCCCTCTTGATCGACCCAAGACCTGGAAGGCCATCAGAGAAAAGCACTGGACCAAATGCAAGCGTGAGAGGCTACGAGATCATTGATGAGGCTAAGAGACAGCTCGAGGCTGCATGTCCCCGAACTGTCTCATGCGCAGACATTGTAACTCTTGCCACAAGAGACTCGGTCGCATTAGCTGGTGGTCCAAGGTTCTCAGTACCAACAGGAAGACGTGATGGATTAAGGTCAAACCCCAATGATGTGAACTTACCCGGACCAACAATTCCGGTTAGCGCATCTATCCAATTGTTTGCAGCTCAAGGTATGAATACCAACGATATGGTTACACTTATTGGTGGTGGCCACAGCGTCGGTGTTGCACATTGCAGTCTCTTCCAGGACAGGCTTTCCGACCGTGCAATGGAACCCTCATTGAAGTCTAGCTTGAGGAGGAAATGCAGTTCCCCTAACGACCCAACAACGTTTTTGGACCAAAAGACTTCATTTACTGTGGATAACGCAATCTATGGAGAGATCCGAAGACAAAGAGGAATTCTAAGAATTGATCAAAACTTGGGTCTTGATAGATCAACCAGTGGGATTGTGTCTGGTTATGCATCAAGCAATACACTCTTCAGAAAGAGATTTGCCGAAGCATTGGTGAAAATGGGTACCATTAAGGTTCTTACCGGACGTTCTGGAGAGATCAGGAGAAACTGCAGAGTCTTCAACAACTGA
- a CDS encoding Peroxidase superfamily protein (Peroxidase superfamily protein; FUNCTIONS IN: peroxidase activity, heme binding; INVOLVED IN: oxidation reduction, response to oxidative stress; LOCATED IN: endomembrane system; EXPRESSED IN: root; CONTAINS InterPro DOMAIN/s: Haem peroxidase (InterPro:IPR010255), Plant peroxidase (InterPro:IPR000823), Peroxidase, active site (InterPro:IPR019794), Haem peroxidase, plant/fungal/bacterial (InterPro:IPR002016); BEST Arabidopsis thaliana protein match is: Peroxidase superfamily protein (TAIR:AT1G34510.1); Has 30201 Blast hits to 17322 proteins in 780 species: Archae - 12; Bacteria - 1396; Metazoa - 17338; Fungi - 3422; Plants - 5037; Viruses - 0; Other Eukaryotes - 2996 (source: NCBI BLink).), whose protein sequence is MRSITALFFLFCFLAPSALAQLRTGFYSRSCPRAESIVASVVANRFRSDKSITAAFLRMQFHDCFVRGCDASLLIDPRPGRPSEKSTGPNASVRGYEIIDEAKRQLEAACPRTVSCADIVTLATRDSVALAGGPRFSVPTGRRDGLRSNPNDVNLPGPTIPVSASIQLFAAQGMNTNDMVTLIGGGHSVGVAHCSLFQDRLSDRAMEPSLKSSLRRKCSSPNDPTTFLDQKTSFTVDNAIYGEIRRQRGILRIDQNLGLDRSTSGIVSGYASSNTLFRKRFAEALVKMGTIKVLTGRSGEIRRNCRVFNN, encoded by the exons ATGAGGTCAATCACagctttgtttttccttttctgtttccttGCTCCTTCTGCTTTGGCGCAGCTCCGAACTGGGTTCTACAGCCGCTCATGCCCCCGTGCCGAATCTATCGTGGCTAGTGTTGTTGCCAACCGTTTCAGAAGTGACAAGTCCATTACTGCAGCATTTCTTCGTATGCAGTTTCATGATTGCTTTGTCAGG GGTTGTGATGCTTCCCTCTTGATCGACCCAAGACCTGGAAGGCCATCAGAGAAAAGCACTGGACCAAATGCAAGCGTGAGAGGCTACGAGATCATTGATGAGGCTAAGAGACAGCTCGAGGCTGCATGTCCCCGAACTGTCTCATGCGCAGACATTGTAACTCTTGCCACAAGAGACTCGGTCGCATTAGCTGGTGGTCCAAGGTTCTCAGTACCAACAGGAAGACGTGATGGATTAAGGTCAAACCCCAATGATGTGAACTTACCCGGACCAACAATTCCGGTTAGCGCATCTATCCAATTGTTTGCAGCTCAAGGTATGAATACCAACGATATGGTTACACTTATTGGTGGTGGCCACAGCGTCGGTGTTGCACATTGCAGTCTCTTCCAGGACAGGCTTTCCGACCGTGCAATGGAACCCTCATTGAAGTCTAGCTTGAGGAGGAAATGCAGTTCCCCTAACGACCCAACAACGTTTTTGGACCAAAAGACTTCATTTACTGTGGATAACGCAATCTATGGAGAGATCCGAAGACAAAGAGGAATTCTAAGAATTGATCAAAACTTGGGTCTTGATAGATCAACCAGTGGGATTGTGTCTGGTTATGCATCAAGCAATACACTCTTCAGAAAGAGATTTGCCGAAGCATTGGTGAAAATGGGTACCATTAAGGTTCTTACCGGACGTTCTGGAGAGATCAGGAGAAACTGCAGAGTCTTCAACAACTGA